cccccccccccccccccccccccccccccccccccccccccccccccccccccccccccccccccccccccccccccccccccccccccccccccccccccccccccccccccccccccccccccccccccccccccccccccccccccccccccccccccccccccccccccccccccccccccccccccccccccccccccccccccccccccccccccccccccccccccccccccccccccccgcatgGTGCCCACCCACCCAGgaacccagcacagacccaccCACTCACCCAGGAACACCAGCATGGTGCCCATCCACGGTGCCcacccactgcaggaggacagaCTCACCCAGGAACACCAGCACGGTGCCCACCCACTGCAGGGGGCTGATGGGGTTGGCAAAGAGCACCACGGAGGCCAGGATGGTGAAAAACTTCCTGGTGGtggtgaggatggagcaggtCAGGGGCCCAAAGTACACCACGGTCATGAAGATGAAACTCTGCCCCGAAAAAGAGCCCAGTCACAGGTACTGCCAGGGAACCCCAAAGGGGATCCTAAATCTGGGGTTAAagggggctgggatgctgggatggggccTTGGGGCTCAGCCAGGGATGGGGCGGGCACagatttcctgggaattccatctcagcacctcccagggaaggaaacCCCACTGGCACTGCCCGGGAACCCCAAAGGGGATCCTAAATCTGGGGTTAAagggggctgggatgctgggatggggccTTGGGGCAGGCACagattccctgggaattccatcccagggaaggaaaatcccaaatgaTATCACCTCAAatcctggggtttggggtttaaAGGGGGGTTGGAATTCTGGGATGGGGCCTTGGGGCtcagccagggatggggcaggcacagatcccttcccagggaaggaaaatcccaaaggatATCACTTCAAatcctggggtttgggggttaAAGTGGGTTTTGGAATTCTGAGATGGGCTAGAGGGGCCTTGGAGCTCAtccagggacaccagggatggggcaggccCAGATCccctgggaattccaccccagcccctcccagggaggaaaccccaccccaaaaccccgtccctgcccccccccccccccccccccccccaccccgtCCCTGCCCCGCCCAGGGCACGGACCTGGCCCAGGGCGCTGGTGAGGCCGAAGAGGAGGATGTTGGAGATGATGCTGGGATAACGCTCCGTGAAACTCAGGAACTCCCAGAGCTCCCCTGTGAACAGGATCCCTGCAAAACAGCCCAGGGTGAGCAACCCCTGCCCAGGGGGGCTCAGAACCCCCAAAAACACAGAGTGAATTCCACAAACAAAcaggcaaacagcagcaggagaagcaatCCTGGTTAATTAGTGAAGAAAAGATCATTAACTGGGATCAAACTCCAACACAACAGCCCCTGATTAATTAATCAGGAGTGCTATTGCCTAATCCTGGAAtgccctgggctggaagggaccttgaagctcctgcagtgccaggggcagctctcagccctgctgggctcctgttcctgctcccagtcctgctgggctcctgattctgctcccagctctcctgtgctctgctttcttcctgtGCTCTGATTTCTGCTCCACCTGGAGCTACTTTGGGATCTCCCAACCCTCCTGggctcctgttcctgctccagctggagctgctaTGGGAGATCCCAGCCCTCCTGAGTTCTGGTTTTTGCTCACAgttggagcaggagctgctccaggatcTCCCAACCCTCCTGggctcctgttcctgctcccacctggagctgttctggcaccttccagccctcctgggctctgtttttgctcccagctggagctgctccaggatcTCCCAACCATCCTGGGCTCTGGTTTTGGCttcacctggagcagctctggcacttcCCAGCCCTCTTGGGTTCCTGATTCTGCTccacctggagcaggagctgctctgagacctcccagccctcctgggtTTTCCTggttctgctcccagccctcctgaaCTCTGTTTCTGCtcccacctggagctgctctggcacctTCCAGTCCTCCTGAGCCCCTGATtttgctcccagctggggcaggaggtgccccaggatctcccagctctcctgggctcCTGTTCCACCCAGCCCTTGTGGGCTCTGgtttctgctccagctggagctgcagggggtgGCAAGGCCAGGCCATGaacgaacaaacaaaaccccccaaaaaaccaagccccagagcaccccagggTGCCCCAGGCCCCGggtccagccccagctcctcacctgcccCCAGGAAGAGCGTGGACCAGAGGTTGACGTTGAGCATCATGTGGTTGGAGCTGGTCTGGTAGTGAGCCCTCATGTGGTCCTGGGACACCCCAGTGAGCCCATCCAgggtcagggacagcagctgggcatggccagggagggacagacagacaggggacagacagacagacagacagacaccatCAGGCCCAGGCTCTCCCCAGGGAAAATGCCAATTCCCCCATCTTAGAGCAGTTACCAACAGGGATTGCCAACGGTGATTGTTAATTTGGGGTCATTAATTGGGGCTGTTAATGGGAATTGTTAATTGGGGATTGTCATTAATGGggtgtgcagagcacagggaggctCCTCTCATCCCACCTgtcctgccacagctcccaggcacACCTGAGAGTCTGGGGTTTATTCCAGGTGTAAATCCCACCTAAGACCCAGGTTTATCCCAGCTGAGGAATAAATCCCACCTGAATCCCAGGATTTCTTCCAGGTGTAAATCCCACCTGAAACCCAGGATTAGCCCAGGTATAAATCCCACTTCAAAACCCAGAATTCATCCCAGTTTAGTAGTAAATCCCACCTAAAACCCAGGTTAATCCCAGGACCAAATCCCACCTGAGCCCCCAGGTGCGACCCCCGAGTCCCAGCCCCTGTGGGGTCCCTGcactcaccagcagcagctccccataGCCAAAGACgagctcagtgtcccctgtcccctttTTGGGCTTGTACAGGAACAGGGCCACGCCGGCCACGATGAGCAGCACGCACAGGTACTTGGCTGGGGGGTACCTCTTCCTCAGCAGGGTCACCCCCAGCAGCATCACTGGGCACAAGGGAGGGCAGAAAATCCACCCTCAGCGattaaagcctttaaaaatcaCCCCCAGGACATCAAAAACTGCCCCCAAAATCCACTCACAGCaattaaatgcttaaaaaatcACCCCCAGGACATCAAAAACtgcccccaaaatccacccacaGCGATTAAAGCCTTAAAAGGTCACCCCCAGCAGCATCACTGGGAACAAGGGACATCAAAAACTATCCCCAAAAGCCACTCACAGGAATTAAATCCTTAAAATGCCACCATCAGGACATCAAAAACCGTCCCTAAAATCTACCCACAGCAGTTAAATCCCTGAAAAGTCACCCCCAAATCATGGCTGGGGAGAAAGAACATCTCAAAGTGATGCCAAACCCTCCCTGCAATCAaacccaggggctgctggaggcacagaaatgcccacaaaccccacagagcagggaattctCTCACCTGGGATGGGTTTACAGGACTTGCCCAGCACCTGGAAGGGAAGATTAATGGTGTTAATAATGGTGTTAATGATGGTGTTAATGATCCACACCCCAAAAtgagaccccaaaaatcccccgGGGCAGCTGAGACCCAGCAGGGAAAGTTCAGCACCTGCCTCCGAGGGAATTCCCCCAATTAACAACCCTCCCCTAATTAACACTTCCCCAATTAACAATTCCCCCAATTAAGAACCCCCTAATTTCCAATTTTCCTAATTAACAACCcctttcccaaattttggggatCCCTCTTGGGAGCTCGCTCAGCCCCTCGCTGCACCCCCAGGAAAACGAGAGCTGGGCTcggtgtcactgctgtccccatgtcccctcagtgtccccgtgtcccctcagtgtcccctcagtgtccctgctgtgtcccctcaaTGTCCCTGCTGTTTGGAGTCAGTTACATAATAACGTATTTCAAAATAGAAGCaagtgtcccctcagtgtccctgctgtgtccccatgtccccagcccatgtccctgtgtcccctcagtgtcacagccactgtcccttcagtgtcccctcagtgtcacagccatgtccccatagccatgtccctgtgtcccctcagtgtcacagcctgtgtcccttcagtgtcccctcagtgtcacagccatgtccccatagccatgtccctgtgtcccctcagtgtcacagcctgtgtcccttcagtgtcccctcagtgtcacagccatgtccccatagccatgtccctgtgtcccctcagtgtcacagcctgtgtcccttcagtgtcccctcagtgtcacagccatgtccccatagccatgtccctgtgtcccctcagtgtcacagcctgtgtcccttcagtgtcccctcagtgtcacagccatgtccccatagccatgtccctgtgtcccctcagtgtcacagcctgtgtcccttcagtgtcccctcagtgtcacagccatgtccccatagccatgtccctgtgtcccctcagtgtcacagcctgtgtcccttcagtgtcccctcagtgtcacagccatgtccccatagccatgtccctgtgtcccctcagtgtcacagcctgtgtcccttcagtgtcccctcagtgtcacagccatgtccccatagccatgtccctgtgtcccctcagtgtcacagcctgtgtcccttcagtgtcccctcagtgtcacagccatgtccccatagccatgtccctgtgtcccctcagtgtcacagcctgtgtcccttcagtgtcccctcagtgtcacagccatgtccccatagccatgtccctgtgtcccctcagtgtcacagcctgtgtcccttcagtgtcccctcagtgtcacagccatgtccccatagccatgtccctgtgtcccctcagtgtcacagcctgtgtcccttcagtgtcccctcagtgtcacagccatgtccccatagccatgtccctgtgtcccctcagtgtcacagcctgtgtcccttcagtgtcccctcagtgtcacagccatgtccccatagccatgtccctgtgtcccctcagtgtcacagcctgtgtcccttcagtgtcccctcagtgtcacagccatgtccccatagccatgtccctgtgtcccctcagtgtcacagcctgtgtcccttcagtgtcccctcagtgtcacagccatgtccccatagccatgtccctgtgtcccctcagtgtcacagcctgtgtcccttcagtgtcccctcagtgtcacagccatgtccccatagccatgtccctgtgtcccctcagtgtcacagcctgtgtcccttcagtgtcccctcagtgtcacagccatgtccccatagccatgtccctgtgtcccctcagtgtcacagcctgtgtcccttcagtgtcccctcagtgtcacagccatgtccccatagccatgtccctgtgtcccctcagtgtcacagcctgtgtcccttcagtgtcccctcagtgtcacagccatgtccccatagccatgtccctgtgtcccctcagtgtcacagcctgtgtcccttcagtgtcccctcagtgtcacagccatgtccccatagccatgtccctgtgtcccctcagtgtcacagcctgtgtcccttcagtgtcccctcagtgtcacagccatgtccccatagccatgtccctgtgtcccctcagtgtcacagcctgtgtcccttcagtgtcccctcagtgtcacagccatgtccccatagccatgtccctgtgtcccctcagtgtcacagcctgtgtcccttcagtgtcccctcagtgtcacagccatgtccccatagccatgtccctgtgtcccctcagtgtcacagcctgtgtcccttcagtgtcccctcagtgtcacagccatgtccccatagccatgtccctgtgtcccctcagtgtcacagcctgtgtcccttcagtgtcccctcagtgtcacagccatgtccccatagccatgtccctgtgtcccctcagtgtcacagcctgtgtcccttcagtgtcccctcagtgtcacagccatgtccccatagccatgtccctgtgtcccctcagtgtcacagcctgtgtcccttcagtgtcccctcagtgtcacagccatgtccccatagccatgtccctgtgtcccctcagtgtcacagcctgtgtcccttcagtgtcccctcagtgtcacagccatgtccccatagccatgtccctgtgtcccctcagtctcccaGCCCATGCCCCCatgtcccctcggtgtcccagcccatctgccctcagtgtcccccagctgtgtccctgaactttgtccctgtgtccctcaaCTTTGTCCTCTCAATGTCCCAGCCTGTGTCCtcgtgtcccctcagtgtcccccagccgtgtccccacatcccccagccctgtccccatgtccccatgtcccccccccccccccccccccccccccccccccccccccccccccccccccccccccccccccccccccccccccccccccccccccccccccccccccccccccccccccccccccccccccccccccccccccccccccccccccccccccccccccccccccccccccctgtcccctcagtgtccccacatcccccagccctgtccccatgtccccagctgtgtccccagccccccccccccccccccccccccccccccccccccccccccccccccccccccccccccccccccccccccccccccccccccccccccccccccccccccccccccccccccccccccccccccccccccccccccccccccccccccccccccccccccccccccccccccccccccccccccccccccccccccccccccccccccccccccccccccccccccccccccccccccccccccccccccccccccccccccccccccccccccccccccccccccccccccccccccccccccccccccccccccccccccccccccccccccccccccccccccccccccccccccccccccccccccccccccccccccccccccccccccccccccccccccccccccccccccccccccccccccccccccccccccccccccccccccccccccccccccccccccccccccccccccccccccccccccccccccccccccccccccccccccccccccccccccccccccccccccccccccccccccccccccccccccccccccccccccccccccccccccccccccccccccccccccccccccccccccccccccccccccccccccccccccccccccccccccccccccccccccccccccccccccccccccccccccccccccccccccccccccccccccccccccccccccccccccccccccccccccccccccccccccccccccccccccccccccccccccccccccccccccccccccccccccccccccccccccccccccccccccccccccccccccccccccccccccccccccccccccccccccccccccccccccccccccccccccccccccccccccccccccccccccccccccccccccccccccccccccccccccccccccccccccccccccccccccccccccccccccccccccccccccccccccccccccccccccccccccccccccccccccccccccccccccccccccccccccccccccccccccccccccccccccccccccc
The genomic region above belongs to Ficedula albicollis isolate OC2 chromosome 27, FicAlb1.5, whole genome shotgun sequence and contains:
- the SLC35B1 gene encoding solute carrier family 35 member B1, which gives rise to MLLGVTLLRKRYPPAKYLCVLLIVAGVALFLYKPKKGTGDTELVFGYGELLLLLSLTLDGLTGVSQDHMRAHYQTSSNHMMLNVNLWSTLFLGAGILFTGELWEFLSFTERYPSIISNILLFGLTSALGQSFIFMTVVYFGPLTCSILTTTRKFFTILASVVLFANPISPLQWVGTVLVFLGLGLDAKFGKGVKKTSH